A segment of the Candidatus Krumholzibacteriia bacterium genome:
TGCAGGACCCGCATCATCATGGTCGTCCCCGACCGCTGCTGACCACAGACGAACAGGCAGTGGGAAGCGACGGGAGGGCGGTTCAGTCGACGGAGTGCCTTCGTCCACTGAGAGCGACGTTCGTCCCATTTTTCGGCGCTGCGGGGAAGGCGTAGTCGCACAGAGACTCCCGACGGATGGACTCGAGCCAGCTGAAGCTACGAGGATAGCACGGCTGTTTCGTGGCGCTCAAGGCTCCCGGACGACTGGCGGGCCGCAGTGTGTTATGATGGAGCAGTTTGGCGACGAATCTCGATTTCTGGCTCGAGCTGGCGAAGAAGCCGCCGAAACGATACCCGTACGATCGACTCGTGGTCTCGGCGAATCCGATCCCGTTGGAGGCGTGCTCCCGCGCGGGGTCGGTCGCCGCTCACGATTCGTCTCGACCGTCGGCGACACTCCCCACTTCCACCCGGATCCACGGGTCGACTGCTTCGGAGCTCCCCATGCAGCTGCCGTACACGCAGAACGACGTGCGGCCGGTCCTTCGGCCGCACGTACGTGTCGAGCGCAACCAGGTCTACTTCCTCCAGTCACGGCGACCCTGGCTGGAATGGAGTCCGCATCTCGAGAAGGCACTCGAGGTCGTCGACGGGGATCGTACGGTCGAGGAGTGTAGCCGGGCCGCCGGGACCGATCTCTCCGTCACCTTCGAGGCGATGTGGTCGGCCGGTATGATCGAGTTGCTCGAGCCTCCACCCGTGGGACCGCGGCAGAAGATCCTCGTGATCGAGCCCCACATGGATGACGCGATCCTGAGCCTGGGCGGAACCATGTTCCAGCGACGGAACGAAGTCGAGTTCACGATCCTCACCATGGCCGGGCGCAGCAACTTCACCAGTTACTACTACCTCGACCGACCGTACCTGAATGCGGATACGGTGTCGGCACTGCGCATCGCCGAGTCACGCCTCGTGGCCCGGATGCTCCACGGTCAGCACGTCGAACTGGGGCTGCTCGAGGCTCCGTTGAGATATCACTCCGACGTGGACTGGGACCTGGACTGGTTTCGTGTCCGGCGCCGCCATGTCGGAGCTTTCATTTCGCACGTTTCCCATCCACGGGAGGAAGCGCAATGGAGCGAGGCTCTCGAGGATCACCTCGATTCCAGCCGATACGATGAGCTTTGGTTCAACCTGGGAGTGGGCACACACACGGATCACGACCTGACGAGGAACGCGGTTCTGCGTCTGATGACCCGACGTCAGGAGCTCTTTCGACGTCAGCCGGTTCGCTTCTACCAGGACGTGCCCTATGCGGGGCAGTTCCCCCATCACACGCAGCTACTCGTCACGGGGTTGTCTCGTCTCGGCCTGGAGCTGCGGCCCGAGGTCGTCGAGGTGGAGG
Coding sequences within it:
- a CDS encoding PIG-L family deacetylase — encoded protein: MQLPYTQNDVRPVLRPHVRVERNQVYFLQSRRPWLEWSPHLEKALEVVDGDRTVEECSRAAGTDLSVTFEAMWSAGMIELLEPPPVGPRQKILVIEPHMDDAILSLGGTMFQRRNEVEFTILTMAGRSNFTSYYYLDRPYLNADTVSALRIAESRLVARMLHGQHVELGLLEAPLRYHSDVDWDLDWFRVRRRHVGAFISHVSHPREEAQWSEALEDHLDSSRYDELWFNLGVGTHTDHDLTRNAVLRLMTRRQELFRRQPVRFYQDVPYAGQFPHHTQLLVTGLSRLGLELRPEVVEVE